A window from Solanum stenotomum isolate F172 chromosome 7, ASM1918654v1, whole genome shotgun sequence encodes these proteins:
- the LOC125871409 gene encoding auxin-induced protein 15A-like: MLGKKFGSMKKLAKKAKVIRSPSANSLYNNDQSQHLEYLLVKDDHDHDDQDQDYQGVSPTSAKSSKKMGTFAVYVGEERERFEVPTSYLSHPLFKILLEKTYNEFGFEQTNGLVVPCSVAAFQEVVNAVECCNGKFDFGGLVEEFL, encoded by the coding sequence ATGCTTGGCAAGAAGTTTGGTTCAATGAAGAAATTAGCCAAAAAGGCTAAGGTTATTAGATCACCTAGTGCTAATTCTCTTTATAACAATGATCAATCACAACATCTTGAATATTTACTTGTTAAGGATGATCATGATCATGatgatcaagatcaagattaTCAAGGGGTTAGTCCAACAAGTGctaaatcatcaaaaaagatGGGGACATTTGCAGTGTATGTAGGGGAAGAAAGAGAACGATTCGAGGTGCCAACGAGCTATCTTTCACATCCATTGTTCAAGATTTTGTTAGAGAAGACATATAATGAGTTTGGTTTTGAGCAAACAAATGGACTTGTGGTGCCATGTAGTGTTGCTGCATTTCAAGAAGTGGTCAATGCTGTGGAGTGTTGCAATGGGAAGTTTGATTTTGGTGGCTTGGTTGAGGAATTTCTATAA
- the LOC125871401 gene encoding uncharacterized protein LOC125871401: MAEQGSAAAAPPSELKIRLAGSTEHSWCKAVPGGTGITVLALLLSKPPDISLLENALHKLQNSNPILKSQLHYESSTNSYSYIIPSTSHLQIQPFDLSSTVQILRHLKTSDLTSVSDFHLILEHEINQNSWINTGTSSDSDTDIFFASIYQLENEKSVVALRIHTSACDRAAALALLKKLLELVSGEDGEGTELELLKKMEVGLGIEEYIPAGKASKPFWARGIDMVGYGLNSLRFSNLKFMNSESTRGSQVVKLQLNKEETDRILDGCKTRDIKLCGLLAAAGLIAAHSSKGLNENQWEKYAIVTLINCRSILDPVLSPDSPGFYHSAILNTHDVKGGDDLWELAKRSYTSFINAKNNNKHFTDMGDLNFLMCRAIDNPGLTPSSSLRTSLISVFEDPVIDTSSTVHQEIGLEDFIGCASVHGVGPSIAIFDTIRDGQLDCACVYPFPLHTREQMQELIGEIKKILVDC; this comes from the exons ATGGCTGAGCAAGGAAGCGCCGCCGCAGCTCCGCCGTCTGAGTTGAAAATCCGGCTGGCTGGTAGCACCGAGCACAGCTGGTGCAAGGCGGTTCCCGGTGGCACAGGTATAACAGTCTTAGCTCTACTCTTATCAAAACCACCAGACATTTCACTTCTCGAAAATGCCCTTCACAAACTTCAAAATTCCAATCCTATTCTCAAATCTCAACTCCATTACGAATCAAGCACAAATTCCTACTCTTACATCATTCCCTCCACTTCTCATCTTCAAATCCAGCCGTTCGATCTCTCATCAACGGTTCAGATTCTCCGACACCTCAAAACCTCCGATCTCACCTCCGTCTCCGATTTTCATCTCATCCTCGAACACGAAATCAACCAGAACTCATGGATAAACACCGGCACTTCATCAGATTCCGACACGGATATTTTCTTCGCAAGCATTTATCAATTAGAAAACGAGAAATCGGTCGTCGCGTTAAGGATTCATACATCGGCGTGTGATCGGGCAGCAGCGTTGGCGCTACTGAAAAAGTTGCTGGAGCTGGTGAGTGGGGAAGACGGAGAAGGGACAGAATTGGAATTATTGAAAAAGATGGAGGTTGGTTTGGGGATTGAAGAGTATATTCCAGCTGGTAAAGCGAGTAAGCCATTTTGGGCGCGTGGGATTGATATGGTGGGGTATGGATTGAATTCATTGAGATTTTctaatttgaagtttatgaattcGGAATCAACGAGAGGATCACAAGTTGTGAAATTGCAGTTGAATAAAGAAGAAACTGATCGCATTCTTGAT GGCTGCAAAACGAGAGATATAAAACTGTGTGGACTGTTGGCTGCTGCTGGATTAATTGCAGCTCATTCCTCAAAAGGCCTAAATGAGAATCAATGGGAGAAGTATGCAATTGTAACCCTTATTAACTGCCGTTCAATTCTTGATCCAGTGCTTAGCCCTGATTCTCCAG GCTTTTATCATTCTGCCATCCTCAACACGCATGACGTTAAGGGAGGAGATGATTTATGGGAGCTAGCAAAGAGAAGTTACACATCTTTTATCAACGCCAAGAACAATAACAAGCATTTCACAGACATGGGAGACCTGAATTTCCTCATGTGCAGGGCCATTGATAATCCCGGCTTAACTCCATCCTCTTCACTAAGGACCTCTCTCATCTCTGTGTTTGAAGACCCTGTGATTGATACCTCCAGCACAGTGCATCAAGAAATTGGATTAGAAGACTTCATCGGGTGTGCATCCGTGCATGGGGTAGGCCCTTCTATTGCCATATTCGACACAATTAGGGACGGACAGTTGGATTGTGCATGTGTTTATCCCTTCCCCTTGCATACTAGGGAACAAATGCAGGAGCTCATtggtgaaataaaaaaaatccttgtTGACTGCTAg
- the LOC125870057 gene encoding uncharacterized protein LOC125870057 has translation MNVQQTQHANPEETLISEIFPDLQQNYRSTDYITERAILASRNEFVDNLNEILIGKFPGETKTYISFDSAEDDTNNYYQEEYLNTLTPNGLPPHRLVLKENAPIMLLRNLDPSNGLCNGTRLICRGFDKNIIHAEITTGQYATKQVFIPRIQLSPPENEGYPFKFIRKQFPIRLCFAMTINKAQGQTIPNVGLYLPQHVFSHGQLYVALSRGISMATTKVLVMTEQPERYKGTYTRNIVYKEVLGEIW, from the exons ATGAATGTACAACAAACACAACATGCTAATCCAGAAGAAACCTTGATCAGCGAAATATTTCCAGACCTTCAACAAAATTACAGATCTACTGACTATATAACGGAACGGGCAATCTTAGCAAGTAGAAATGAATTTGTAGATAATCTAAATGAAATCCTGATTGGGAAATTCCCTGGAGAAACAAAAACATATATCAGTTTTGACTCAGCGGAAGATGATACCAACAACTACTATCAAGAAGAATACCTCAACACATTAACACCAAATGGACTACCACCACATAG GTTAGTGCTGAAAGAAAATGCTCCAATCATGCTGTTGAGAAATCTAGACCCCTCAAATGGATTATGCAATGGGACTCGCTTAATTTGTAGAGGATTTGACAAGAATATCATACATGCCGAAATAACAACAGGTCAATATGCAACAAAACAAGTGTTTATTCCAAGGATACAACTATCACCACCGGAGAATGAAGGATATCCTTTCAAATTTATTCGGAAACAGTTTCCAATACGTCTATGTTTTGCAATGACAATAAATAAAGCACAAGGTCAAACAATACCGAATGTTGGATTGTACCTACCACAACATGTCTTCTCACATGGTCAACTGTACGTAGCACTATCAAGAGGAATATCTATGGCGACAACAAAGGTATTGGTCATGACTGAACAACCAGAACGGTACAAAGGGACATACACAAGAAATATTGTGTACAAGGAAGTTTTAGGCGAGATTTGGTAG